The window gtttttttattaatttttgttttgtaattaatttcttttccaaaatcTGTTTTGGTTAATGATTCGTTCGATCAATTTCCTcgattttgaatttgattcttttttatttttagagactaaaattttagataggtcggaaaggaaaaaataaaagaaatctaaACTTAATTTGCGCTAAAAAAAAGTgttacaatttacaaataattCCAAGTAAGTTAGTGAACAGATAATTCTTCTTTAGTCTTGCTTTGAATATTCGTATTTGCGAAAATCTTCATTCTGTATTTTAACAACGTTTTTCCAAGTTTCCGATAgattatatttctttctttcgaGTTAATTTGGTTGTTTCAACGTAATATCTTAAACTtggtttttaaaacttttgaagaaaattataatttaaacttGTTCTATACTCATCACAgttacaacaaacaacatatctTAAACtaggtttgtttcttctactcTACGCAAAATCAATGACCAAAACACAAGTGTTTTTGTAATCACTAGTGTCTACGGAAATTTTGGTTACGTTGAGATcattagtttctttttgttccttttgtttgtgagaaaaaaaaaataacgaagAACGTTTATGCTAGTGATACAATGTAACCAAAATTTCCATAAATGTTACTCAAAGAGAATCTAGAAAAATTCTACatgaagaataaaaaagatCTCGAAATAAACTATGATCAACATGTAATCAAATCATGCATTAAATTAAAGAAGCcaaattaaacacaaaattacATGAAATTTTCAAAGATATTATTGTCCTGtccatttaattttaaatcattcTAATAAAATTCTAAGTATGTaacattaatacaaaaaaatctaaatatgttttgagcataacatttacatatatattttcatgatCATTTTAATCGGAACCGTATCATATTGTAGTGAGTGGGATACGTgtacatattataattttctcttGGTCGTCGTCAATACTCAGCTCATACTtgatttattttactatatagtatatacatatgtctttattttattttagcttaAAATTACATAGCTATGCCTttcttttgaacttttgaataTCTATGAAGTCAATGCCTCAATGAATgtatattgattttattttattatatggtaggtttgtgatatatataaaatctggGGTATATTTCGAAAACATTGAAATACTGAGGGAGAAGACAATGATAATGTTCGTCGGGGATGGAATCGGACTGACAGTAATAAAAGCTAACCGTAGTTATGGAGATGGATGGACAGCATATTTCTCTGCCACCGTTGGTAAATGGTAAGTCCTTCAGATTTACAATGCTATACATTTTTTGCAGCTTGTATTAAATATTAGGCAATTTACGACAATGTTTGCAATTTTTGCAAATCATTTACGACAACTCTATATATGTCTATCATATTATTGTATTAtcttaaatacaatatataattgtatatgCAGGTGTGAGAGGTAGTGGCTTCATAGCTAAGGACTTATCATTCGTGAATGATGCCGGACCGGCTAAACACCAGGCTGTGGCATTACGAAGTAGTTCTGACCTCTCTGCCTTCTACCGATGCAGCTTTGAAAGCTACCAAGACACCATCTATGCCCATTCACACAAACAGTTTTATCGAGAATGTGATATATATGGCACGGTCGACTTCATATTTGGCGACGCATCGGTTGTGTTCCAGAATTGTAGTCTCTTTGCTCGTAGACCAAATCCTAACCAGAGAATCATATATACCGCTCAAGGTCGGGAAGACTCACGTCTACCCACAGGCATTTCTATAATTCATTGCAAGATCTTGGCCGCACCTGAATTGATCCCTGTGCAAGCCAACTTCAAAGCATATTTAGGCCGTCCGTGGCAACTATATTCTAGGACGGTTATCATGAAATCGTTTATTGACGATCTGGTGGATCCTGCCGGATGGTTTAAGTGGAAAAATGATTTTGCACTTGAAACCTTATATTATGGAGAGTACATGAACGAAGGGCCGGGGTCGAACCTGACCAACCGGGTCCAGTGGCCTGGTTTTAAGCGTATAGAAACCGTGGAGGAAGCAACTGAGTTCTCTGTTGGTCCATTTATCGAAGGCAACAAATGGCTTAATTCTACCGGAATTCCTTTTACTCTTGACCTCTAGTCTAATCATTACAAATTTTGATAGTAGCATATAAGCAAAATTTCATTAATACATTACCATGCACATATAATTGTAAGCTGGAttatcaaaaatagaaaagaaattgTAAGCTGCAGGGGATCAAATAATTTCGACAATTTAATACTTGCTATAATGTAAGATCTATGTGTTTTGATCTTTGTGTTAATTGATTTTGGTAACTAGGTACCAGCTAGTTAGATGTGTTCTGACCTTTGGGTGTTAATGGGTTTTGGTAAGTAGGTACTAGCTAGTAAGATGTGTTTTGATCTTTGCATAGAAGCAAAATTTCATTAATACATTACCATGCACATATAATTGTAAGCtggattatcaaaaaaaaaaaagaaattgtaagCTGCAGGGGATCACATCATTGCGACAATTTATTACTTGCTATAATGTAAGATCCATGTGTGTTTGATCTTTGTGTTAATTGATTTTGGTAAGTAGGTACCAGCTAGTAAGATGTGTTCTGACCTTTGGGTGTTAATGGGTTTTGGTAAGTAGGTACTAGCTAGTAAGATGTGTTCTGATCTTTgtgttaattatttttggtcagTAGCTACTAGCTAGTAAGATGTATTCTCTAATCtctgtattattattttttatgtaagcATGGAAAGGAATATTGACAACGTCTTTTCAAAAGTAGAAATAAGCTACAGATAGGGCAGAtggtcaaaacaaaacaaaattatctttttaatcaatttatCTATAGAAGTATATATTAAGTTgaaacaattaattttaatattaaattcccagtttctcttttatttaatttgttgtaTATAACATTCTTCGCATATATATTGTTACCTTTGGGAGTTTTTATATAAGACCACACACCACCATTCACCTCTTTTACATTTCAgctttgtcttttatttttttctttcgattTTACTAcaatcttaaagaaaaaaaaaaaaataatccaattagaaaaaaaccaaaacacttAATTTTCAACTTACTGCCATTAACCTATCACTTAATCTTCTTATCCGCCGTCGTTTCATCTCATTCACCATCATACACCACTCACAAAACACAGCATTTGACCGGAACCAAAGTCACCCCTGAGCTCGTAATCGCCACCCTAAACCTAACCATCTTAAAGGTTAGTGTCTCTTCCTCCACTTCTCCGACCTCCAAAACCGTGTTGATCCAAACCTAACCAACCGTGAACGCTGCGCATTAGAAGACTGTCTTGGTCTACTCGACGACACCATCTCAGATCTCCAAGCCGCACTATCTAGCCTCCGATCTTCATCCTTTGAGTCCCATGACGTCAAAATGTTGCTCAGCAACGCCATGACAAACCAAGACACGTGTCTAGATGGTTTCTCGAGATGTGGCAATGAGAATAACAATGATATGAGTGTTGCATTGCCTAAGAACTTGAAGGAGAGCATCTTAAACATCTCTAACAACCTCAGTAACTCCCTCGACATGCTTCAGGTGATGTCGAGGAAGAACCCGTCCCGGGAATCATCTGACGTTGACGTTGAGTACCCGGGTTGGGTCTCAGAGTTTGNNNNNNNNNNNNNNNNNNNNNNNNNNNNNNNNNNNNNNNNNNNNNNNNNNNNNNNNNNNNNNNNNNNNNNNNNNNNNNNNNNNNNNNNNNNNNNNNNNNNNNNNNNNNNNNNNNNNNNNNNNNNNNNNNNNNNNNNNNNNNNNNNNNNNNNNNNNNNNNNNNNNNNNNNNNNNNNNNNNNNNNNNNNNNNNNNNNNNNNNNNNNNNNNNNNNNNNNNNNNNNNNNNNNNNNNNNNNNNNNNNNNNNNNNNNNNNNNNNNNNNNNNNNNNNNNNNNNNNNNNNNNNNNNNNNNNNNNNNNNNNNNNNNNNNNNNNNNNNNNNNNNNNNNNNNNNNNNNNNNNNNNNNNNNNNNNNNNNNNNNNNNNNNNNNNNNNNNNNNNNNNNNNNNNNNNNNNNNNNNNNNNNNNNNNNNNNNNNNNNNNNNNNNNNNNNNNNNNNNNNNNNNNNNNNNNNNNNNNNNNNNNNNNNNNNNNNNNNNNNNNNNNNNNNNNNNNNNNNNNNNNNNNNNNNNNNNNNNNNNNNNNNNNNNNNNNNNNNNNNNNNNNNNNNNNNNNNNNNNNNNNNNNNNNNNNNNNNNNNNNNNNNNNNNNNNNNNNNNNNNNNNNNNNNNNNNNNNNNNNNNNNNNNCAATGAGAATAACAATGATATGAGTGTTGCATTGCCTAAGAACTTGAAGGAGAGCATCTTAAACATCTCTAACAACCTCAGTAACTCCCTCGACATGCTTCAGGTGATGTCGAGGAAGAACCCGTCCCGGGAATCATCTGACGTTGACGTTGAGTACCCGGGTTGGGTCTCAGAGTTTGACCAGAGACTCCTTCAAGCTCCAGTACAAGAGACCAGTTTCAATCTCTCGGTGGCGAAGGATGGAACCGGAAACTTCACAACCATTAGTGCCGCCGTCTCTGCCGCTCCAAACTCTAGCGAAACTAGGTACATAAAATCTTAACCCGTTATGTAGTCAAGTTaacatttgaaaaaagaaaaattacaaacatgGCACCAATAATGAAGAAATGATTTCCCAAGTTTTCACTAATCACAATTTCTCagaatttttattcatttatttaaaattaaaatgaattgTATGGACCATATTAAGTCACTTAAATCTAATTGGTACACACGTAAAAATAGTTTCACGATTCTGCAAATGTCTAAGTCTAACaacattacataattttttttctttctaacaaCATTACATAGTTCCTTATGAATATCTGTGTATTTGAGCCACTGAGGGATACACACTAACAAGCTTGAGACGTGACACATGCAATTCAGGTTTATGAAAGTGAAATGAtactctttttggttttaaccGTATTAATacatgtcatgttttttttcttttcccaagTCATTGTCTAATATTAATCTTCAATTTTTTGGGtagatttgttatttatataaaagGTGGAGAATATTTTGAGAACGTCGAAGtaccgaagaagaagacaatgataATGTTTGTCGGAGACGGTATCGGAAAAACAGTCATAAAAGCAAACCGCAACTGCGTTGATGGATGGCCAACTTTTCGAACTGCTACCGTAGGTTAGTAGTAGTAGAGCCTTTTGATAAAGAGTTCAATTTAATTTAGAGATATCTTGATGGGCTGAGACCAAATTATATCTTGAGCccaaataaaatctaatttaaagATATCTATTAATCTCTCCGCAACAAAAGTACTTCATacaattcctctgttttttttttcctaacctATATAATTGTGTATGCAGGCGTGAAAGGGAAAGGCTTCATAGCTAAGGACATAACATTCGTGAATTTTGCTGGACCGGCCAAAAAACAGGCTGTGGCATTGCGAAGCGGCTCTGATCTCTCAGCCTTCTACCGTTGCGCGTTCGAGGGTTACGAAGACACCCTTTATGTTCATTCAGCCAAACAGTTTTACCGAGAATGCGATATATATGGTACAATCGATTTCATATGCGGCAACGCGGCTGTTGTGTTCCAGAACTGTAGTCTTTATGCTCGTAGACCAAATCCTCACCAGAAGATTGCATTTACCGCTCAAAGCCGCAATGGGTCGGCCCAGCCCACTGGTATATCTATAATCCATAGTAGAATCTTGGCCGCACCTGATCTGATCCCTGTGAAAGGTAACTTCACGGCGTACTTCGGTCGACCATGGAGAAACTATTCTAGGACGGCtatcataaaatcatatattgatGATCTCATAAATCCTTCTGGATGGTTGGAGTGGAATAAAAGTTCTGCACTTGAACCCTTATACTATGGAGAGTACATGAATGAAGGGCCTGGTGCAAACATGACAGAGCGGGTCAAATGGTCCGGTTTTAGACGCATCGAAAACTCAACTGAGGCAACCCAATTCACCGTCGGTCAATTTATCAATGGTGACACATGGCTTAATTCTACTGGTATCCCTTTTAGTCTCGGCTTCTAATTAATCGTTAGAATTTGATAATCATGAAGCAAGCTAAAATGTTGTAACCACCATATTGGATCATAAAGATGGAATCAAGACTTATAAATTTATCAACATTCTTGATAAGTTTTATTGCACGTATAGTATTTGTGTATTACAGTTTCAGAGCTGCTATGGTTTCAATGTGACATGAGTATATGTAAATGTAGCTATATATGGTTTGTCTATAGATTATAGATAAATCTCATACTAAGTGAGATTAAAATATTGTGACAGCTTGAGTTCTCAATTTCAGTCTAATATTTTGAGAGAATATGATAGACAAAAAAGATGGTTCATACTTCATAACCGGATCATGAAATTAAGCTAATTGaataaaaagttaaactatAATTTAGTCAAATTTAAGAAACTTATTTATTTGTGCACATATgtaattctttgtttttccagTGAAATAAAACGCCTTTACCATCTGTTTTCTTGGTTGTGCAATAAtgggaaaaaaactttttacaGAGAAGCAGGAAAAAGGAGAATAAGAACATGAatccaaacttttatttttaattttcttttccctctttatatcgtgttttgttttggagGGTCATAATGCATGTGGAATCATCACAGAAGCGCACATGATATAAGTACGACATTCCCATCCTCTCCTCTCCATTATTATTCAACGCTACTCTTCCacaatatttacatatatttttgttatacatatatatcaatatttctCAACATTTTAAACAACAATATCCACATAATATGACAATGTGCTCTTTGGCGATTTACTGTTTTTTCTAGCTACTCCAAAAGGAAATAATATAATGTGGCTTGTGAGTCTCTCTAGTCCTAGCTAGTTCATAATGTGGGAGCTGGATAACGGCATCCAACAATGTCATAACGTGTAGGATCATCATTCATACATCTTCGATTATATGAGTTTGCGtatgtattataaattttcaaaaatatattttgaaatacttagcaaaactaaaaatgattttcttaaaatatttaatttacttttgtagtgattaaaatttgtaaaatatataactaaacaaaaaatcaagaaaagtattattgaataaataatattatacaaAGAGTAATGTTGTGTTTAGATTCTATTGGTTATCAGTTacatgtaaattagaaaataatatattttaattatctgtttatattttaaaagatggaTCATATATAGGTAGCACACACAGATGGAATTCATAATATATAGATGGCTCAATTTGAACAGCGATGAAACATTCGAGAAGGATCTAtataaataagcaaaaaaaaaacatttgcattttataaaaattgaacttGCAACATGGTATTTATAAGAAGTAAGAACCAAACGCTTTACTACCGATCATGTTTAGTTGTTATTCAAAATGAGCTACATGGTAAAATTAGATGGATCTGATCAATTATGTCTttcatcaaatttgttttattatgaagaaaaagacaaatatttaatttgagaccctgaaaaatctaaaacagtttgattttgagattcttgacaaatttaataaagtttGGGGGTGCTCCGCATGCTCGTTAATTTCCTTTGCGGTGACGGTGAGTcttgacaaaatcaaagatcatCATCTACTTTATATATGCCCATAACACTTTCACAATTTGATTGGATGTATTCATTGATGTTTTGGGCATAAAGCCAAACGCCAAACTAGTTCCATAGTTTGACACCATGTTGCATTGCATTTTGTCAATAACAAATTCGAACTTTTGGGCTCTCTAGCTGATGATTTACCATGTTCGGAAAGAAAGGTATGCACATCGACGTAACAATCACCACCCGATTGTACACTTCGCTCACATTATTGACAAAAACTGTTCGAAACCGTATTGTCCCGCATGCCATCCCGAATCGTATACGATAACCTTCTCTCCTTAAATTTCCTAGCATACTCACTTTGCCAGTATATATTAGCTATTCATTCATGAAAACCACGTACTCCTGGTTCAAGTTCAGTTTTCCTTTACTCAATTTGTATATAACAAATCCAAAACAGTTTAATTTTGGAACTTGTGAGAATATATGAAATTGTCTAGATAAAGTGAAGCACTATTTACCTGTGATATGATTTGGGCCCTCAGacgtttattttaattttccgtAAATTAAGTGATTGGCTTGTCGATAATGTTATGATGATCATTGCTGTAACGCTTTTACCGTACATTATTATTCAAATCATTGTAACCTTTTCTTAGCAGAACGCATAACAATTCCAATTAGCGATATGTTACGGATTagactaaaaagaaaagaaaaaaaaacactactaGTTCCTAATAATTGTTATAGTGGCCAGAGTTTATACTTCATTATCGATTCGTATTAAAAGGCTGATCACATGCACACATGTATGTGGAAtgattgaaattttaaagtcacAAGTCCAAGTCTCATCATCAATATACAATCTACCCAAAAACAAATGTCCATAAAATTGTCTAGACCAGTTCAACGGTCTAAAACTGCTATGATTATCTATTTGGCATCTATATGACTTATATGGTGcataaataacaaaaccaatcgCCACAATTAAAATATAGGAATTATTATATCCTAACAcacttttcatatattttattgcATCCTAACACATTTTTTGTCTAGAAGGCACTTTTTGCCTTGCTTTTACACTGTTCACATCTTTTCTATATAACTTCACCCCTCAACTCCTTCTTACCAAGTCATCCTTTCTAACCAAAATGGTTAGAGCAAAAGAATCTCATCCTTCCATTGGTAACTAAAAATCTTTGATCTTGTGGCTGTATGACTTACACGTGTATAGTTCCTCCAAGTCGATGTTGGCAGCCATATATAAAAGTTTCCTTTTGTGTGGATAAGGGAGACAGGAAGGAATAGGGTTTTGCTAAGCCGAACATGGCGGCCCTGGTAATAAATGTCTTTTacgttttttggttgttttccgTGGATTGCAtcattggttttgtttcttttctgtgGATTGCAATTATGTGATTTATAAACCAACAACCGTTATTGGTTGCAGGTTGGACATTGTATTTTCCTATGCGGTGAGTGGGCTTCTTCTGTGGATGGCGTTTGGAGGTTTGAGGTCAATAAGTTTCTCGTTTCGAGGGTCGTTCCCCTCTCCGAGACTGTTACGTTAGCTGAACTTGAGGATGTTGTACTACTCGAATTCGGCGttctgaagaagaaggcttCTTTCAGCTTTTCTCCTCCTAACAGCATGCTTTTCACCACGGGTGAGAGAACTCCTCCTGTATTTGTTACCACCGATGTTGGCTTAGACTACTTCAAGCAATTGTTTCGGGAGAACCGTCATTTAAATATGTTTGTCAACTTCCAAGAGTCTAGAAATAGAGGTACGAGCATAGATGAGTTAAATACAGGGGATAGAGtttctgatgtttctggtcGTGGCATTCCTCTCTCCGGTAAGTCGCCTGGATGTAGTTTTGGAACAAGCGATGATGAGTTGGCACCATTACCTGATGCCGCTTTTGGAAGCCAACTGGATGATGTCATCCTCGATGGTCTGTCTGAAATGGAAGAAAATTTTAAGATTGGATTTTCTAATATTAAGAGTGGGAAGCGTGTGTCTGCTGGAAGTTCAGCTGGTTGTAGTTTCGGTAATAGTGGGAAGCGTGGGAAGTGTTGTTTTGTCACCAATAACACTTTaattgatgttgatgttgaaaTGGAAGGAATTGTTGGTTTGAAATCAACAATTCCCATAATACCTACCACCCAGGTTGATCCATCGCTATTGGCTGAGGTGGATAAAATAGAGTCAAAGTATTGGGGACGAGGTTGTAATATTGAAGACTGGAGAAGAAGTATTGGGCACGAGGCTGAGGGTAATGTTGAAGACTGGGGTCAtagttctgaagaagaagaagatgccgaagaagaagaaggaccaaCTCAGGAGATTCTTACTCCTACAGGTTATGATCGAGAACTTTGGGGAAACTTTGTGGGAGATCATTTTGGTCGTACTGATCCTGTAGAAATTATGTGTACCACGAATGACTGCTTTGACCATAGGGTTGTCATCAACGGTGGGACATCCTTACCAAAAGGTGAGAAATTTGGTATGGATTCTGGTGGGGTTTTCGGTCTGAGGGGTGACCCAGCAAGCAGTGACCATGTCCAAAAGTACCATGACCACGTGGACACATAATGGTGGACAGGAACAGATTCCAGCTAAACCGAAAAGGAGGTTAgaatatgttgatgatgaggagTTTGATATTTCTCCTCTGTTTGATGACATAGAATATGAGAGGGATGAGATTCCTGATCTTTACATTGATGACGATGATAAAGGCACATACAAGGGCATAAAATTTGCCAACAAAGAAGATTGCCAGATAGGTTTTGCCATATATGCAATTAAGAAACAATTCCATTTTAGACAAACCCGGACGAAGCGAGACTACTTTGTTCTTAATTGTTCTTCTGTACGATGCGACTGGAGGATAATGGCTAAAGAATTGAACAATGGATACTATGAGATACGTAAAGCATGTTTGGAAAATACATGCTCAGTTGAAACAAGGTGCAATTACATGAAGAAGGCGACATCTCGAGTTATTGCTGCTGTCTTCAAAGCACAATTTAGCGA is drawn from Camelina sativa cultivar DH55 chromosome 8, Cs, whole genome shotgun sequence and contains these coding sequences:
- the LOC104707870 gene encoding probable pectinesterase/pectinesterase inhibitor 40 is translated as MKKESKQILRLTFLLLFFLSTVFSSHSPHKTQRFTSSDDSTELLVAALNQTISKVNLSSSNFSDLLNRLGSNLSHRDRCAFDDCLQLLDDTVFDLTAAISELRSHSPEIHNVKMLLSATMTNTRTCLDGFASSDDEEEDDLNYNNNKTYGVAESLKESLFDISSHVRNSLDMLEDIPGNIPGKLEEDVGFPMWVSGSDRNLLQDPVDETKVDLVVAQNGTGNYTTIGEAVSAAPNSSDTRFVIYIKSGVYFENIEILREKTMIMFVGDGIGLTVIKANRSYGDGWTAYFSATVGVRGSGFIAKDLSFVNDAGPAKHQAVALRSSSDLSAFYRCSFESYQDTIYAHSHKQFYRECDIYGTVDFIFGDASVVFQNCSLFARRPNPNQRIIYTAQGREDSRLPTGISIIHCKILAAPELIPVQANFKAYLGRPWQLYSRTVIMKSFIDDLVDPAGWFKWKNDFALETLYYGEYMNEGPGSNLTNRVQWPGFKRIETVEEATEFSVGPFIEGNKWLNSTGIPFTLDL
- the LOC104709803 gene encoding LOW QUALITY PROTEIN: probable pectinesterase/pectinesterase inhibitor 39 (The sequence of the model RefSeq protein was modified relative to this genomic sequence to represent the inferred CDS: inserted 1 base in 1 codon), whose amino-acid sequence is MCSDLWVLMGFALSFIFFFRFYYNLKEKKKNNPIRKKPKHLIFNLLPLTYHLIFLSAVVSSHSPSYTTHKTQHLTGTKVTPELVIATLNLTILKVSVSSSXFSDLQNRVDPNLTNRERCALEDCLGLLDDTISDLQAALSSLRSSSFESHDVKMLLSNAMTNQDTCLDGFSRCGNENNNDMSVALPKNLKESILNISNNLSNSLDMLQVMSRKNPSRESSDVDVEYPGWVSEFDQRLLQAPVQETSFNLSVAKDGTGNFTTISAAVSAAPNSSETRFVIYIKGGEYFENVEVPKKKTMIMFVGDGIGKTVIKANRNCVDGWPTFRTATVGVKGKGFIAKDITFVNFAGPAKKQAVALRSGSDLSAFYRCAFEGYEDTLYVHSAKQFYRECDIYGTIDFICGNAAVVFQNCSLYARRPNPHQKIAFTAQSRNGSAQPTGISIIHSRILAAPDLIPVKGNFTAYFGRPWRNYSRTAIIKSYIDDLINPSGWLEWNKSSALEPLYYGEYMNEGPGANMTERVKWSGFRRIENSTEATQFTVGQFINGDTWLNSTGIPFSLGF